The Gillisia sp. Hel_I_86 genome has a segment encoding these proteins:
- a CDS encoding glyceraldehyde-3-phosphate dehydrogenase, with translation MGFNEVYEKELAFQADRRRASVEFIKIISDLWYDKSIELVLFRNQLINRNVSDILSLHEYAGAVVEKPISIFDSVEIAQAIKDLDLPPAKLDIGKLTYEYHLEDMDYNNAKAFISSKLKDAKDYKDITPKDVVLYGFGRIGRLVARELMTRTGVGNQLRLRAIVTRGKVDATVLEKRASLLRNDSVHGDFSGTVNIDVENSSLIINGTTVHIISANNPEEIDYTEYGINNALIIDNTGAFRDKEELSRHLTSKGASKVLLTAPGKGVPNIVHGVNHKEHNPDEISIFSAASCTTNAITPVLKAIQDSLGVVHGHLETIHAYTNDQNLVDNMHSKYRRGRAAGLNMVITETGAGQAVTKALPVFDGKLTSNAIRVPVPNGSLAILNLEVEAATSIEGVNTILKKYALEGELVEQIKYSIDNELVSSDIVGSSAPAIYDSKATIVTADGKNIVLYIWYDNEYGYSHQVIRLAKYIAKVRRFTYY, from the coding sequence ATGGGATTTAACGAAGTTTACGAAAAAGAACTTGCTTTTCAAGCAGACCGCAGACGTGCCTCTGTGGAGTTTATAAAAATAATAAGCGATTTATGGTATGATAAATCCATTGAATTGGTTTTATTCAGGAATCAACTAATCAATAGAAATGTAAGTGACATTCTAAGTTTGCATGAATATGCAGGTGCGGTTGTGGAAAAACCAATCTCTATTTTCGATTCTGTTGAAATTGCCCAGGCCATTAAGGACCTAGACCTTCCCCCTGCAAAATTGGATATTGGAAAACTTACGTACGAATATCACTTAGAAGATATGGATTACAATAATGCCAAGGCATTTATTTCTTCTAAACTAAAAGATGCAAAAGATTATAAAGATATTACCCCAAAAGACGTTGTTCTTTATGGCTTCGGAAGGATTGGAAGACTGGTAGCCAGAGAGTTAATGACTAGGACGGGAGTTGGAAATCAACTAAGGTTGCGAGCTATTGTAACGCGTGGTAAGGTTGATGCGACTGTTTTGGAAAAAAGAGCTTCACTTTTAAGAAATGATTCGGTACATGGTGATTTCTCAGGAACTGTTAATATAGATGTAGAGAATTCCTCTTTGATCATCAATGGTACGACTGTTCATATTATTTCAGCAAACAATCCAGAAGAGATAGATTATACTGAATATGGAATAAACAATGCTCTTATTATAGACAATACAGGTGCATTTAGGGACAAAGAAGAACTATCCAGGCATTTAACGTCTAAAGGAGCCAGCAAGGTTTTACTTACAGCACCAGGAAAGGGGGTTCCAAATATTGTTCATGGCGTTAACCATAAGGAACACAATCCAGACGAGATCTCCATCTTCTCTGCCGCTTCTTGCACAACGAATGCCATTACACCTGTTTTAAAAGCTATTCAAGATTCCTTGGGGGTTGTTCATGGCCATTTAGAAACGATTCATGCATATACCAACGACCAAAACTTGGTAGATAATATGCACAGTAAATATAGAAGAGGTCGTGCGGCAGGGCTAAATATGGTAATTACTGAAACCGGTGCCGGACAAGCAGTAACAAAAGCACTACCTGTTTTTGATGGCAAATTAACTTCCAATGCAATTAGAGTGCCCGTTCCAAATGGTTCTTTGGCAATCTTAAATCTCGAAGTGGAAGCGGCAACTTCTATAGAAGGCGTGAATACTATTCTAAAAAAATATGCTCTTGAAGGAGAATTGGTGGAGCAAATAAAATATTCTATAGACAATGAATTAGTGTCTTCAGATATTGTGGGCTCTTCGGCTCCTGCGATTTATGACAGCAAAGCTACCATTGTTACCGCTGATGGAAAAAATATAGTGCTTTACATCTGGTATGACAACGAATATGGCTATAGCCATCAAGTTATTAGACTGGCCAAGTATATAGCTAAAGTAAGACGGTTTACTTACTACTAG
- a CDS encoding DUF748 domain-containing protein, with amino-acid sequence MTSEKKKKRKAYKKKRYTVPLIILALLIAARIYLPYWLKDHVNKVLAEIPGYYGQVEDIDVSLYRGAYEIKGMYLNKVNADTQVPFLNFPSNDISIEWKSLLKGKIVSEIIMYKPEVIYVFEDQDEEIPEEEGGSADIDDWTKVLTDLVPIDINHFEAHNAKVAFVELRKEPNVDLYINNIELVAANLRNVVGANRTLPSPINATGITIGQGNMKLDGKVNLVKEIPDMDLSLSIEGGDVTALNNFTRPYAGIDFESGTFGLYSEVAIADGYMKGYLKPLLTDTKLIGKEDGFLGVLWEGFVGFFKFLLKNQSTDTLATKVPLEGDLNNVEAGVWPTVFNIFENAWIKAFSGEVDDDIEFKDAFQEKELSKEEKKELRQKKRAERKQERKNDDN; translated from the coding sequence ATGACTTCAGAAAAAAAGAAAAAAAGGAAGGCTTATAAAAAGAAAAGGTATACCGTTCCATTAATTATTTTGGCTTTGTTAATTGCTGCAAGGATCTATTTGCCATATTGGTTAAAAGACCATGTGAATAAAGTGTTAGCAGAAATTCCGGGATATTATGGACAAGTGGAAGATATCGATGTTTCGCTATATAGGGGAGCCTATGAGATAAAAGGCATGTATTTAAACAAGGTGAATGCAGATACCCAAGTGCCATTTCTTAATTTTCCTTCCAATGATATTTCGATCGAATGGAAATCCCTTCTAAAAGGAAAGATTGTAAGTGAAATAATAATGTACAAACCAGAAGTTATCTATGTTTTTGAAGATCAGGATGAAGAAATTCCTGAAGAAGAAGGAGGCTCGGCAGATATAGACGATTGGACAAAGGTACTTACGGACCTTGTACCAATAGATATCAACCATTTTGAAGCCCATAATGCAAAAGTGGCTTTTGTAGAACTTCGAAAGGAACCCAATGTAGATCTATATATAAATAATATAGAGTTGGTTGCGGCTAATTTAAGGAATGTTGTTGGTGCTAACAGAACCTTGCCCTCCCCAATAAATGCTACGGGAATCACCATTGGACAAGGAAATATGAAACTGGATGGCAAAGTGAACCTTGTAAAAGAGATCCCAGATATGGATCTCAGTCTATCTATCGAAGGCGGAGATGTTACTGCCCTCAATAACTTTACAAGGCCCTATGCAGGAATAGATTTTGAAAGTGGAACTTTTGGACTTTATAGTGAAGTTGCAATAGCCGATGGGTATATGAAAGGTTATTTAAAACCCCTGCTTACAGATACGAAGCTAATTGGTAAAGAAGATGGATTTTTAGGAGTATTATGGGAAGGATTTGTTGGCTTTTTTAAATTTCTTCTGAAAAATCAAAGCACAGATACTTTGGCCACAAAAGTGCCTTTAGAAGGTGACCTTAATAATGTAGAAGCTGGAGTATGGCCAACGGTATTCAACATCTTTGAAAATGCATGGATAAAAGCGTTTTCTGGGGAAGTAGATGATGATATCGAATTTAAAGATGCTTTTCAGGAAAAAGAATTATCCAAAGAAGAAAAAAAGGAATTGAGGCAAAAGAAAAGGGCTGAAAGAAAGCAGGAAAGAAAAAATGATGATAATTAA
- the trmD gene encoding tRNA (guanosine(37)-N1)-methyltransferase TrmD has product MRIDIITVVPNILTSPFEVSILKRAIEKGLVEIHLHNLRDYVTDNYKQIDDYQFGGGAGMVMMIEPIDKCITKLKSQRDYDEVIYMTPDGSKFDQRTANTLSLKENIIILCGHYKGVDQRVRDHFITKEISIGDYVLSGGELAAAIICDAVIRLIPGVLGNETSALTDSFQDDLLAPPVYTRPADYKGWKVPEVLTSGNFPKIDSWREEQSYERTKKLRPDLLEED; this is encoded by the coding sequence ATGCGCATAGATATAATAACCGTTGTCCCCAATATTCTTACCAGCCCCTTTGAAGTTTCCATCTTAAAAAGGGCCATTGAAAAAGGACTGGTAGAAATCCATTTGCACAATCTTAGGGATTACGTTACCGATAATTACAAGCAAATAGACGATTACCAATTTGGTGGTGGCGCGGGAATGGTGATGATGATAGAACCTATAGATAAATGCATCACTAAATTAAAGTCGCAACGAGATTATGACGAGGTAATCTATATGACCCCAGATGGATCCAAATTTGATCAGAGAACAGCAAATACACTTTCCTTAAAGGAAAATATCATCATTCTTTGTGGGCATTACAAAGGGGTAGATCAACGGGTTCGGGATCATTTTATCACTAAAGAGATCTCTATTGGAGACTACGTATTATCTGGAGGGGAATTGGCAGCGGCTATCATCTGCGATGCTGTAATCAGATTAATTCCCGGGGTATTGGGGAATGAAACTTCGGCACTAACAGATTCCTTTCAGGATGACCTTTTAGCCCCGCCTGTATATACAAGACCTGCAGATTACAAAGGCTGGAAGGTTCCTGAAGTTCTAACCTCCGGAAATTTCCCGAAAATTGATTCCTGGAGAGAAGAGCAGTCTTATGAAAGAACAAAAAAGCTACGTCCGGATTTATTGGAAGAAGATTAA
- the rplS gene encoding 50S ribosomal protein L19, whose amino-acid sequence MESLIKFVQDEFVTRKEFPEFSAGDTITVYYEIKEGAKTRTQFFRGVVIQVKGTGTSKTFTIRKMSGTVGVERIFPVNLPALQKIEVNKRGAVRRARIYYFRGLTGKKARIKELRRK is encoded by the coding sequence ATGGAATCCCTAATTAAATTCGTTCAAGACGAATTCGTTACAAGGAAAGAATTTCCTGAATTTTCAGCAGGTGACACGATCACTGTGTACTATGAAATCAAGGAAGGAGCAAAAACCCGTACCCAGTTTTTTAGAGGTGTTGTAATTCAAGTTAAAGGAACTGGAACTTCTAAAACTTTTACCATTAGAAAAATGAGTGGTACTGTTGGAGTAGAACGTATTTTCCCAGTTAACTTGCCAGCATTGCAAAAAATTGAAGTTAATAAGCGTGGTGCCGTAAGAAGAGCCCGTATTTATTACTTTAGAGGTCTTACAGGCAAAAAAGCCCGTATCAAAGAACTTAGAAGAAAATAA
- a CDS encoding S8 family peptidase: protein MKKHVNLFKILFCLGIIGLLFTSCEKEEATENSTDIVNIDLQEPTFKNYMVISESTELTKSVENFLKKSGGTVISTIPEIGIAIVNSEDANFIQNTLKNKEIVSVVPDYEIKWIPSTDGGAVTAPKEEVTPPSIGDEEPFYGYLWGMDAIDAPQAWNAGFTGKGASVFVLDSGIDAEHPDLAPNLNTSLSASFVPGEDWNIRPGSYFNHGSHVAGTIAAAQNQIGVIGVAYEAELVAVKVLSEYTGSGAFSSINAGIVYAGNNNADVVNMSLGATLSKNGKLIDADGNAYRVSPKVIQEIIHAQQRAIDYAFNKGVTIIASAGNDAENYDGNGAAIKLPGGLNNIITISATAPEGWNFDPSSNYDIPASYTNYGRSLIDVAAPGGDFDVSILDGIVSTGSNGYYFSAGTSMAAPHVSGVAALIIGKNGKMDPKEVARQIENTSDKIDGNGQSLFFGKGRVNALRAVTE, encoded by the coding sequence ATGAAGAAACATGTAAACTTGTTTAAAATTCTTTTCTGTTTAGGTATCATTGGGCTTTTATTTACCTCTTGTGAAAAAGAGGAAGCTACAGAAAACTCTACAGATATTGTAAACATCGACCTGCAAGAGCCTACTTTTAAAAACTATATGGTAATTTCCGAAAGCACTGAATTAACCAAAAGTGTAGAAAATTTCCTGAAAAAGAGTGGAGGAACAGTAATTAGCACTATTCCCGAGATTGGAATTGCGATTGTAAACTCAGAAGATGCAAATTTTATCCAGAATACTTTAAAGAACAAGGAAATTGTTTCAGTAGTACCAGATTATGAAATAAAATGGATTCCTTCTACAGACGGAGGGGCAGTTACCGCACCAAAAGAAGAAGTTACTCCACCAAGTATAGGTGATGAAGAACCTTTTTATGGATATTTATGGGGCATGGATGCAATAGACGCACCCCAGGCCTGGAATGCTGGGTTTACTGGTAAAGGAGCTAGTGTATTTGTACTGGATTCTGGAATTGATGCAGAACATCCAGATCTTGCACCTAACTTAAACACATCTCTATCTGCTTCATTTGTTCCTGGAGAAGATTGGAACATTAGACCAGGGAGTTATTTTAATCATGGATCACATGTTGCAGGAACAATTGCAGCTGCCCAAAACCAAATTGGAGTAATTGGAGTTGCTTATGAAGCAGAACTCGTTGCCGTAAAGGTTTTATCTGAATATACGGGAAGTGGGGCATTTAGTAGTATAAATGCAGGAATTGTTTATGCGGGAAACAACAATGCCGATGTCGTAAATATGAGCCTTGGTGCAACTTTGAGCAAAAATGGAAAATTAATTGATGCTGACGGTAATGCATACCGGGTTAGCCCAAAAGTTATTCAGGAGATTATCCACGCACAACAAAGAGCAATCGATTATGCTTTTAATAAAGGTGTAACCATTATAGCTTCTGCAGGAAATGATGCAGAGAATTATGACGGCAATGGAGCGGCAATTAAATTGCCTGGTGGCTTGAACAATATAATTACAATTTCCGCCACTGCTCCAGAAGGGTGGAATTTTGATCCTTCTTCAAATTATGATATTCCTGCCAGTTACACTAACTATGGCAGATCTTTAATAGATGTTGCAGCGCCAGGCGGGGACTTTGATGTTTCAATACTTGATGGAATTGTAAGCACTGGAAGTAATGGTTATTACTTTAGCGCAGGAACAAGTATGGCTGCACCACATGTTAGTGGAGTTGCTGCCTTGATAATCGGTAAAAATGGTAAAATGGATCCTAAAGAAGTTGCAAGACAAATAGAAAACACTTCTGACAAGATAGATGGTAACGGTCAAAGCCTTTTCTTTGGTAAAGGTCGGGTAAATGCCTTAAGAGCAGTTACGGAATAA